In Mesorhizobium sp. J428, the genomic window ATACGCTTCGCGAACCATCGGGTTGGTGCTGACCTCGGCATATGAGCCCTGGGCGATGACCTCCCCTCGCGCCAGCACGGAGATGTCGTCGCAGATGGTCGAGACGACCGACAGGTTGTGCTCGATCATGACGATGGAATGGCGGTCCGAGAGCGAGCGGATGAGCTTGCTGACGGCCGCGATGTCCTCCCGGCCCATGCCGGCCATCGGCTCGTCGAGCAGCAAAACCTTCGGTTCGAGCGCGAGCGTCGTTGCGATCTCGAGCGTTCGCTTGCGCCCGTAGGGCAACAGCCGGGCCTCCACGTCCGAATAGCGCTCGAGCTTGACGATGCGCAGAAGCGAGAAGGCCTGCTCTCTCAACTGCTTGAGGACATCGCGCGAGCGCCAGAACTGGCTGGCCAGCCCCGCCTGTCGCTGCAGGGCCACCTCGATGTTCTGAAGGACGGTCAGATTGGGAAAGACAGCCGAGATCTGGAACGAGCGGACGATACCCTTGCGCGCGATGGCGACCGGGCCGAGCGCGGTGATGTCCTCTCCCCTGTAGGCGATGGTGCCAGCGGTGGGCGACAGGAACTTCGTCAGCAGGTTGAAGACCGTCGTCTTGCCCGCGCCATTCGGCCCGATAATGCCGTGGATGTGGTGCTCTCGAACGGCGAGGCTGACATTGTTGACGGCCAGGAAGTGACCGAACCGCTTGGTAAGGCCATTTACCTGCAAGGCATGGTTCTGGCTTGCCGTCTCCACTGCGCCTCCTCCCCTGAAGCGTTGTTTCAGCGCGGCCGCGCATGTCTCCCTGCGGAGACCCCCTCCCACGCTGGCAACGTCAGACGGATGCTAGGAAGCCCCACCATGAAAGAACAATGCTGTTTTGGAGCTTCACCATAACGCCCCGATATGCTGAAACGCCCGGCAGATAGTCCGCCAGGCGCTTCGATACGGGCCGCGATCTATGGCGCTCGGTCAGTCTTCCTCGACGAAGACCTCGTCGCGTCGCCGCCGGATCTGGGGCATGAAGACGATGAGCAGAACCACCAGCGAGGTGACGAGGAGGCCGAGGCTGATCGGACGCTCGACGAACACCATCGGATCGCCGCCGGACAACAGCATCGCGCGCCGCAGATATTCCTCCAGCATCGGACCGAGAACAAAGCCGAGCAGAAGCGGGGCAGGCTCGCAGTCGAGCTTGCTCAGCCCGTAGCCGACGAAGCCGAAGAACGCCATCGCCAGCAGGTCGAAGCTGTTGTTGCCGATGCTGTAGACCCCGATCGCGGAAAAGCCGAGGATCGCCGGAAAGAGGAAGTGGTTGCGGATCGATAGCAGCTTGACCCACAGTCCGACGAGCGGCAGGTTGAGCACGACGAGCATGAGGTTGCCGACCCACATCGACGCGATCACCCCCCAGAAAAGGGCCGGTTGCTCGGCGGCCAGGTTCGGACCCGGCGCGACACCCTGCAGGATGAGTGCTCCGATCATCAGCGCCATGATCGGGTTGGACGGAATCCCGAGCGTCAGCATCGGGATGAAGGACGTCTGCGCGCCCGCATTGTTGGCAGCCTCCGGACCGGCGACGCCTGGCAAAGCCCCGTGTCCGAACTTCTCGGGCGTCTTGGAGAGCTTTTTCTCGATCGTGTAGGAAGCGAAGGACGACAGCATGGCCCCGCCGCCGGGCAGGACACCGAGGACCGATCCGAGCAGGGGTACCGCGAACGACCGGCCCGGTCCCCTCCTTGAAGTCCTCCTTCGTCGGCATCAGGCTAGTGACCTTTGCCCGCGGCGGCGGATTCTCGTGCTCGTCCTCCAGGCCGCGGAGAATCTCGGCGACGGCATAGATGCCTGCGCCAAAGGCGACGATCGGGATCCCATCCGCGAGGTCGAGCGTACCAAGCGTGAAACGCATGCTGCCGGTATAGACATCGGTGCCGACCGTCCCGAGCAGCAGCCCAAAGACGATCATCACAAGTCCTTTGAGGATCGATCCATGGGCCAGCGCAATGGATGCGATGAGACCCAGCACCATCAGCGAGAAATAGTCGGCCGGCCCGAACTTGAGCGCCATGGCGGTCAAAGGCAGGGCGAAGAGAGCGATGACGAGGGTGGCGAACGAGCCAGCGACGAAGGAACCGATCGCGGCGGCGGCGAGCGCAACGCCGGCACGTCCCTGCTGCGCCATGCGGAAGCCATCGATCGCGGTCACGGCCGAGCTGGCCTCACCCGGCAGATTGATCAGGATCGCGGTCGTGGAGCCGCCATACTGCGCGCCGTAGTAGATACCGGCGAGCATGATCAGGGCGGATTCAGGGGAAAAGCCGAACGTCACCGGCAGAAGGATGGCGATCGTGCCCATCGGGCCGATCCCGGGCAGCACGCCGATGGCGGTCCCGAGAAAACAGCCGATGAAGCAGAACAGCAGGTTCTGCGGCTCAAGCACCGTCTGGAAGCCGATCGCAAGGTGCGCGAAAATATCCATCTGTCTGCCCTCAGCCTGTGAACAGCGTGCCCCAGAAGGGGATCGGCATGTTGAGGAGATAACCGAAGATCAGGACGCAGAAGACCGTGAACCCGATCGAAAGGATCGCCGACTGCCGAAACGTCGCAAGGCGGCTCGCGAACGACACGGCGAAGATCGTGATCAGAAGGGCTGGAACCAGGCCGAGCGTTCGGATCGTCGCGGCGAAGATGACCGGCGACAGCAGGATGAGAATGATCGCGCGCGGCCGCGCCAGGCGAAGCGGTTGCCGGTCGGGGGACGGAGTGCTGAAGGCCACGCCGATCGACAGGATGGCCAGCACGATCGACAGCAGGAGCGGGAAGAAGCCCGGTCCCATGTCGTCCAGGGTGCCGAGGTTCATGTTGAGCGCGGCATGGATTCCCATCGCTGCGCCGATCGCGACGAAAATCCCCGCGAAGATGATGTTCTGCGGCACGCCCGTGCCGGAGCCGGGTCTATCAGACATGTTCCCTCCCCTTGTTGCTCTTAACCGCAGGCTCAGCCTGCGTTGGTATCGCCTGTCCTGACGACGGCGAGTATTTCGGGCGGCATGACCGTCGCCGCGACCTCGCCCTTGAACAGGGTGTTGAAGTGCTTGTGCGCGATCCACCAGCGCTGGTCTTCCCAGACCATCGTCTCCGTGACGTCACAGATGAGATTTGGCGCGGATACCGGCAGGACCGGAACGCCATCCATCGCGTAGATCGTCATGATGTAGTCGATCGTCGCGCGGTCGGCACCCGTCATGTGGACGCGCGGATTGGCGACGAGGTGCCGGGCGACGCGTTCGCCGCGGCCGCGGCGCCAGTCATAGAACGCCTTGATCTCGGCGCGGCCCGCAAGCCTCATCCGTTCGGACTCGAACACGCCATCCTGCGTGAACAGCAAATGCGCGCCGGAGCCCCAGTTGGTGTCGACGTCGCGCCAATAGTCGAGGACGAGTTCGAGGACGCGGCCTTTCTGCTCAAGCTCGCCTGGTGCGGGCGATACGCTCACGACGCCAGCTCCATCTGCCGGCCTGCGGCCTGTTCGAGGCATAGCAGCTGCTCGACGTTTTCCTTCATGCAGCGCTGGATTTCTGCCTCATCGAACCCAAGCGACAGCCAGAACCCTACCGCCTGCCGATAGCGCCCCGTCAGCGAAAGCGATCTGGGGGAAGGCCCGACGTCGAGGCCAAGGATCAGCCTGTCCGGCGCAAGTCGCCGAGCGAACCCAATGCCGGCCGCTTCTACCGAGTCCTGTTGCGGAAGGAACTCGACGAACGCGCCGGCTTCCAGGATTTCGCCAAGATCGTCGAGACCCAGCGCGTTACGCCGGAAAGGATCGCTGACCAGCAGACGCGAAACACCCGCGCGCCGCGCCGCGCAGAACAGCGGCAGGATTTCGCTGACATGAAGCGCGCCGGCATCCAGAACGCCATCTCGATCGGCGATGATGTCGAGAACTTCGAGAGCGTCGTCCCGAACGCGGCCGCGGTCGTCAAGGACCGTTATCGCGCGAGGCTTCGGGCCGCGCGAGGCCTGCCGGCGCGGCCATCGCGTCATGCGCAGATGGTTCTGCGACGAGACGGTCGGCATCGATACGATCCTGCCGCCAAGCATCAGGGCGTGTTCGGCAGCGTAGAAATTGAGCCCGCCGGAGATATTGTTGAGCGTCACGCTGCCGGAGAGCGCGATCCCGCCATCACGAAAGCTCGTCTCCATCAGGAGCGATGCGATCGGCGTCGTGCAATAGGCATCATCACGAAAGACAAGTCCGGCGAGGCCCAACGAAGATGCCTCCGCCGAGACCTCGATGTGATCCTGCCCATAGCCTGGTGAAGGATCACAACGGCAGTTCAGATCCCAGGCCCCGCGCAGCAATCTTGCCGCCGTGTCCCTGAAGTCATCCTGCGTCGGGAGTGTCATAGGCCGAACCTCTGCCGTCCCGTATTAAAGGTCTACTGGTTCGAAATGCCGTATTTCTTGATGATGTCGCGCCAGAGCGCCTCTTCCTTCACCACGACGTCATGGAAGCCTTCGGGTGTCGTGTAGGCCGTCTGCTGGCCGATCGCGCCGAACTTGGCTATCGCCTCGGGTTCCTTGAGATACTCGCCGATGGCCGCGTTCACCTTGTCCACGATCTCGCGCGGCGTGCCCTTGGGCGCCATGATGCCCGACCAGGGGGCGGCAACGAGATCGAGACCGCCCTCGCGGAAGGTGGGCACGTCCGGCAGGACTTTTGCCCGCTGCGCGGAGGCGACGGCGATGGGCTTGATGTTGCCCGCCTGCAATTGCTTCATGTACGTATCGCCGAGGAAGTCGACGGTGATGTCGACGCTGCCCGACAGCATGTCGGTGACGATGGCAGGGCTGCCCTTGTAGGGCACGACCTTCATGTCGACGCCCGCCTTTTCGGCTATCGCCAGTTCGATCATGTGGCCATAGGAGCCGATGCCGTTATTGCCCGCACTCACCTTGCCCGGGTTGGCCTTCATGTATTCGATCAGTTCCGGGAGCGTGTTGGCCGGAAAATCCTTGCGAGCCGCCAGGATGATGTCGCCGACCGAGATCTGCGCGATATGCTCGAAGTCCTCGAGCGGCTTGTAGGGCAGGTCCTTCATCGTGTTGGTGAAATTCGCCGCCGGGCCGGGATAGGCCATGATGAGCGTGTAGCCGTCGGGCGCCTGACGGGCGCCGTAACCCGTTCCGGCCGCGCCGCCCGCACCGGGACGGTTCTCGAATACGATCGTCTGCCCCAACCGCTTTTCCAGGTCGCCGGCGACCAGGCGGGCGAGGAAATCGGAACCGGCAGCGAATGG contains:
- a CDS encoding ABC transporter ATP-binding protein, translated to METASQNHALQVNGLTKRFGHFLAVNNVSLAVREHHIHGIIGPNGAGKTTVFNLLTKFLSPTAGTIAYRGEDITALGPVAIARKGIVRSFQISAVFPNLTVLQNIEVALQRQAGLASQFWRSRDVLKQLREQAFSLLRIVKLERYSDVEARLLPYGRKRTLEIATTLALEPKVLLLDEPMAGMGREDIAAVSKLIRSLSDRHSIVMIEHNLSVVSTICDDISVLARGEVIAQGSYAEVSTNPMVREAYIGGADA
- a CDS encoding tripartite tricarboxylate transporter TctB family protein, with amino-acid sequence MSDRPGSGTGVPQNIIFAGIFVAIGAAMGIHAALNMNLGTLDDMGPGFFPLLLSIVLAILSIGVAFSTPSPDRQPLRLARPRAIILILLSPVIFAATIRTLGLVPALLITIFAVSFASRLATFRQSAILSIGFTVFCVLIFGYLLNMPIPFWGTLFTG
- a CDS encoding nuclear transport factor 2 family protein, producing MSVSPAPGELEQKGRVLELVLDYWRDVDTNWGSGAHLLFTQDGVFESERMRLAGRAEIKAFYDWRRGRGERVARHLVANPRVHMTGADRATIDYIMTIYAMDGVPVLPVSAPNLICDVTETMVWEDQRWWIAHKHFNTLFKGEVAATVMPPEILAVVRTGDTNAG
- a CDS encoding DUF6282 family protein; the protein is MTLPTQDDFRDTAARLLRGAWDLNCRCDPSPGYGQDHIEVSAEASSLGLAGLVFRDDAYCTTPIASLLMETSFRDGGIALSGSVTLNNISGGLNFYAAEHALMLGGRIVSMPTVSSQNHLRMTRWPRRQASRGPKPRAITVLDDRGRVRDDALEVLDIIADRDGVLDAGALHVSEILPLFCAARRAGVSRLLVSDPFRRNALGLDDLGEILEAGAFVEFLPQQDSVEAAGIGFARRLAPDRLILGLDVGPSPRSLSLTGRYRQAVGFWLSLGFDEAEIQRCMKENVEQLLCLEQAAGRQMELAS
- a CDS encoding tripartite tricarboxylate transporter substrate binding protein; its protein translation is MRVLKTMTVALCLAAAGAVGALAAEWPTAKPITLVMPFAAGSDFLARLVAGDLEKRLGQTIVFENRPGAGGAAGTGYGARQAPDGYTLIMAYPGPAANFTNTMKDLPYKPLEDFEHIAQISVGDIILAARKDFPANTLPELIEYMKANPGKVSAGNNGIGSYGHMIELAIAEKAGVDMKVVPYKGSPAIVTDMLSGSVDITVDFLGDTYMKQLQAGNIKPIAVASAQRAKVLPDVPTFREGGLDLVAAPWSGIMAPKGTPREIVDKVNAAIGEYLKEPEAIAKFGAIGQQTAYTTPEGFHDVVVKEEALWRDIIKKYGISNQ